A genome region from Euphorbia lathyris chromosome 4, ddEupLath1.1, whole genome shotgun sequence includes the following:
- the LOC136227514 gene encoding uncharacterized protein, producing MAELTQTEVVYSSRSIQIWSTLWNWLAFFYQIFLQILRALGHLPLLSSSNSFKPLPVVELSETDLPATVEIATGPEPPLVNEPIKKLTVVLDLDETLICAYETSSLPSVLRTQATQAGLKWFELECVSSDKECEGRPKINYVTVFERPGLAEFLKQLSEFADLVLFTAGLEGYAKPLVDRIDAENLFSYRLYRPSTISTQYREHVKDLSGLSNDPSRIVIVDNNPFSFLLQPLNGIPCIPFSAGQPHDTQLLDVLLPLLKNLSKQRDVRPTLYERFHMPEWFQKQGIPASGWI from the exons ATGGCTGAGTTGACTCAGACCGAGGTGGTCTACTCGTCTCGGTCTATTCAAATATGGAGCACGTTGTGGAACTGGCTGGCTTTCTTCTACCAGATCTTTCTACAGATCCTTCGGGCTTTAGGTCATCttcctcttctctcttcttctaaCTCATTCAAACCTTTGCCTGTGGTTGAATTGTCGGAGACAGATCTTCCGGCCACCGTTGAGATCGCTACTGGTCCTGAGCCGCCTCTTGTCAATGAACCTATTAAAAAACTCACG GTTGTTCTTGATTTGGATGAAACACTAATATGTGCGTATGAGACGTCTAGTTTGCCAAGTGTTCTACGCACTCAAGCAACACAAGCTGGACTGAAGTGGTTTGAGCTCGAATGCGTCTCTTCAGATAAG GAATGTGAAGGGAGACCTAAGATCAATTATGTTACAGTCTTTGAGCGTCCAGGTTTGGCTGAATTCCTCAAACAACTGAGTGAATTTGCAGATCTTGTGTTATTTACTGCTGGCCTTGAAG GTTATGCTAAGCCCCTTGTGGATAGGATAGATGCAGAAAATCTATTTAGTTATCGCCTTTATCGACCTTCAACAATTAGCAC TCAGTATCGGGAACATGTGAAGGATCTTTCCGGCTTATCAAATGATCCTTCTCGAATTGTTATAGTGGACAACAATCCATTTAGTTTCCTCTTACAACCGCTTAATGGAATTCCCTGCATCCCATTTTCTGCCGGACAACCACATGATACACAG CTTCTCGATGTGCTTCTTCCACTGCTGAAGAACCTCTCCAAGCAGAGAGATGTCAGACCGACTCTATACGAAAGGTTCCACATGCCTGAATGGTTTCAAAAGCAGGGAATCCCTGCCTCTGGTTGGATATAG
- the LOC136226419 gene encoding uncharacterized protein gives MIMEESEPEPLPVVFSDIEAVLDFLRLNGLKEAELALKQDMIEKNELGCFDFEKFLFVLPPVKIPATLRRPEGDVSGFKPCSPSGSNEEFVSLGSSTSDFCSSEFTNPYGLRSASRANSESSSDRMSQFGTARDYPDFELQNDLHWYDEKDEDHFLSPSFNGLDYFGGPSEDKFVTTSDTAHQFENPLDLYRRAEEFDTEATNDYLDKPCLFNMTFVEHKKEPQTTDHYHFEGNGCADPLEVGDIPSDYGIEPRNRKNSDSNYPVERQLSSDWSYKYFSKNIPNEHEVEKDGEANGENGELQAAADENSDELLMFDNQEDEYEVFNLRIIHRKNRTGFEENKDLPIVLNTVLAGRYYVTEYLGSAAFSKVIQAHDLHTGVDVCLKIIKNDKDFFDQSLDEIKLLKLVNKHDPADQHHILRLYDYFYHQEHLFIVCELLRANLYEFQKFNQESGGEPYFTLSRLQVIARQCLEALDYLHHLGIIHCDLKPENVLIKSYRRCEIKVIDLGSSCFLSDNLCLYVQSRSYRAPEVILGLPYDQKIDLWSLGCILAELISGEVLFPNDAVVMILARVVGMLGPFDYEMLVRGQETHKYFTKEYDLYHVNEETDQLECLIPEESSLEQHLRTDDVEFIDFVRSLLEVNPSRRPTAKEALEHPWLAYSYESVSN, from the exons GATTGAAAAAAACGAACTGGGTTGTTTTGATTTTGAGAAATTCTTGTTTGTTTTGCCTCCTGTCAAGATTCCGGCGACTCTCCGGCGACCGGAAGGTGATGTTTCTGGGTTTAAACCCTGTTCCCCCTCTGGCTCTAATGAGGAATTCGTTAGCTTGGGATCTTCTACCAGTGATTTCTGCTCTTCAG AATTTACGAATCCATATGGACTCCGTTCTGCATCTCGTGCTAATTCGGAATCATCATCTGATAGAATGTCTCAATTCGGGACAGCACGTGATTACCCTGATTTCGAGTTGCAAAATGACCTGCATTGGTATGATGAGAAAGATGAGGATCATTTCTTGAGTCCATCCTTCAACGGTCTCGACTACTTTGGTGGTCCAAGCGAGGATAAGTTCGTCACTACATCAGACACGGCGCACCAATTTGAAAATCCACTGGATTTGTACCGTAGAGCTGAAGAATTCGATACGGAAGCTACCAATGATTACTTGGACAAGCCTTGTCTTTTTAATATGACATTCGTGGAACATAAAAAGGAACCTCAAACAACTGATCACTATCATTTCGAGGGAAATGGATGCGCGGATCCCCTAGAAGTTGGAGATATCCCTTCTGATTATGGTATAGAACCCAGGAACAGAAAAAACAGTGACAGTAACTACCCTGTAGAAAGACAATTGAGTAGTGATTGGAGTTACAAGTACTTCTCCAAGAACATACCGAATGAACATGAGGTAGAAAAAGACGGAGAAGCAAATGGAGAAAACGGTGAGCTTCAGGCTGCTGCGGACGAAAACTCCGATGAGCTTCTGATGTTTGATAATCAGGAGGATGAATACGAAGTGTTCAATCTGCGAATCATTCATAGGAAAAACAG GACGGGATTCGAGGAGAACAAGGATCTACCTATTGTACTAAATACTGTTCTAGCTGGCAGATATTATGTCACGGAATACTTAGGTTCGGCTGCTTTTAGTAAGGTTATTCAGGCGCATGATCTTCACACAGGAGTAGATGTTTGCCTGAAGATTATAAAGAACGATAAAGATTTTTTCGATCAGAGTTTAGACGAAATCAAGCTTCTAAAGCTTGTCAATAAACATGATCCAGCTGATCAACACCATATTCTTCGTCTTTATGACTACTTCTACCACCAG GAGCATCTCTTCATTGTTTGTGAGCTCCTTCGGGCGAATTTATACGAGTTTCAGAAATTCAATCAAGAATCCGGTGGTGAACCATATTTCACTCTCAGTAGGCTACAG GTCATAGCACGCCAGTGTTTGGAAGCTCTAGATTACTTACATCACTTGGGAATTATTCATTGTGATCTAAAGCCTGAAAATGTTCTGATAAAGAGTTACCGAAGATGTGAAATAAAAGTAATTGATCTCGGAAGCAGTTGCTTTCTATCGGATAACTTGTGCCTATATGTACAATCTCGTTCCTATAGAGCCCCCGAAGTCATTCTCGGTCTGCCTTATGATCAAAAGATTGACTTGTGGTCTCTCGGTTGCATCTTGGCCGAGCTAATCTCTGGCGAA GTGCTGTTTCCGAACGATGCAGTTGTAATGATCCTTGCACGTGTGGTCGGGATGCTCGGTCCTTTCGATTATGAGATGTTGGTGAGAGGTCAGGAAACTCACAAGTACTTCACAAAAGAATATGATCTCTATCATGTAAATGAG GAGACGGACCAACTAGAATGCTTAATCCCAGAGGAGTCTTCATTGGAGCAGCATTTGAGGACTGATGATGTTGAATTTATTGACTTCGTGAGGAGTTTGCTCGAGGTCAATCCCTCGAGGCGTCCGACTGCAAAGGAGGCACTCGAGCACCCTTGGCTGGCGTATTCATACGAATCCGTTTCTAACTGA